Part of the Ornithorhynchus anatinus isolate Pmale09 chromosome X3, mOrnAna1.pri.v4, whole genome shotgun sequence genome, GACGCGATTGGGCGACGGAGGGGCGGGGGATCTGCATGGACGGGCGCGATTGGCTGACGGAGGGGACGGCCATCTGCATGGACGGGGATGATTGGCTGACGGAAGGGGGCGTGGTCCGAAGAAGGGAGCGCGGACCGAATGGAAGGGCGCGATTGGCTGACGGAGGGGACGGCGATCCGCATGGGCGGGGATGATTGGATGACGGAGGGGGGGCGTGGCGCGAGGGAGGGAGCGCGGTCCGAATGGAAGGGAGAGATTGGCTGACGGAGGGGGCGACGATCCGAAGGGACGGGGATGATTAGATGACGGACACGGGGGCGTGGCCCGAGTGGAGGGAGCGCGGTCCGAATGGACGGGCGCGATTGGCTGATGGAGGGGACCGCGATCTGAATGGACGGAGGCGATTGGCTGACGGAGAGGGGGCGTGgccgaagggagaggaaggggatctGAATCAAAGGGGATAATTGgcggacggcgggggggggggggagcctatCCTCATATGGGCCTGGGGGGCGAGGTGGATCTGGGACTGGACGAAGGCGATTggcgggcggcgcggggggcGTGGCCCGAAGCAGCAAAGCGGGGGGCGTGGCCGGGGAGTGGACGAAGGCGATTGGCGGGCGGCGCGGAGTAGGGGGCGTGGCCGGGGAGTGGAGGAAGGCGATTGGCTGGCGGCGGGGGGCGTGGCCTGAAGCAGCGGGGGCAGAGGGCGTGGCCGGGGAGTGGACGGAGACGattggcgggcggcggggggcgtgGCCCGAAGCAGCAGAGCGGGGGGCGTGACCGGGGAGTGGACGGAGGCGATTGGCAGGCgacgcggggagggggcgtggcccgggAGTGGAGGAAGGCGATTGGCGGGCAACGCGGGGGGGCGTGGCCCGAAGCGGCGGAGCGGAGGGCGCGGCCGGGGAGCGGAGGAAGGCGATTGGCGGGCGGCGCGGGGCAGGGGGCGTGTCCCGGGAGCGGAGGAAGGCGATTGGCGGGCGGCGCGGGGCAGGGGGCGTGTCCCGGGAGCGGAGGAAGGCGATTGGCGGGCGGCGCGGGGCAGGGGGCGTGGCCCGGGAGCGGAGGAAGGCGATTGGCGGGCGGCGCGGGGCAGGGGGCGTGGCCCGGGAGCGGAGGAAGGCGATTGGCGGGCGGCGCGGGGCAGGGGGCGTGGCCCGGGAGCGGAGGAAGGCGATTGGCGGGCGGCGCGGGGCAGGGGGCGCGGCCCGGGAGCGGAGGAAGGCGATTGGCGGGCGGCGCGGGGCAGGGGGCGTGTCCTCCGGGGAGGTCCCCTCGGCGTCGGCGGGGCGCGGAGCGGCGCGGAGCGGCGCGGGatgggggagggtccgggggcggCGCAGCTGCTGCTCCGCGCCTGCGACCGCGGGGACACGGCCGGGGCGCGCAGCCTgctggagggggccggaggggccgccgACCTGGACTGCACCGACGAGGCGGGAAACGGGCCGCTGCAGCTGGCCGCCGCCGGGGGCTTCGAGCCGCTGCTGCGCTTCCTGCTGCGCCGCGGGGCCGCCGTCGACCGCCGCAACCACTACGGCTGGAGCCCGCTCATGCAGGCCGCCAGGTAATCGTCGGGATCGGCAGACCGATCCCGCTGACGGTCATCCTGATAGCCGGGATGACGCTCAGCGGCATCATCGGCGAAATGAGCCTATTgataatcatcgtcatcatcgaaaTAATCCCGCTGACGATCATCCTGATAGCCGGGATGACGCTCAGCGGCATCATGGGCTAAATGATCCtattgataatataataatataatgttggtatttgttaagcgcttactatgtgccgagcactgttctaagcgctgggggagacacaggggaatcgggtcgtcccacgtggggctcacagtcttcatccccattttacagacgagggaactgaggcccagagaagtgaagtgactcgcccacagtcacacagctgacaagcggcagggctgggattcgaactcatgagccctgactccaaagcccgtgctctttccactgagccacgctgcttctcctaataataatcgtCATCATCGAAATAATCCCGCTGACGATCATCCTGATAGCCGGGATGACGCTCAGCGGCGTCATCGGCGAAATGAGCCTATTGATAATCGTTATCATCATCGAAATAATCCCGCTGACGATCGGCGTGATAGCCGGGTTgatgctcatcatcatcatcggcgaAATTATCCTATTgataatcgtcatcatcatcgaaaTAATCCCGCTGACGATCAGCGTGATAGCCGGGATGACGCTCAGCGGCATCATCGGCTAAATGATCCTATTGAtaatcatcgttatcatcatcgaaATAATCCCGCTGACGATCGGCGTGATAGCCGGGATGATGCTCGTCAGCAGCGGCGAAATAATCCTACTGCTAATCATCGTTGTCATCATCGAAATAGTCCCGCTGACGATCAGCGTGATAGCCGTGATAAtactcatcatcgtcatcatcgtgatCAAAATAATCCTACTAACAATAATCAGAATAGCCATGATGAtaccgatcatcatcatcatcatcatcatcaaaataatcctactgacaataatcataatagccatggtaatactaatgatgatgatgatcatcatcatcatcaagataatcctcctcctcctcatcaaataaACCTACTAACAATAATCACGATAATactaatgatcatcatcatcgtcgtcatcatcaaaaTAATCCTACTGACAATAATAATCCTAGCcataatcgttcattcattcgatagtctttatcgagcgcttactctgtgcagagcactggcctgagcgcttggaatggacaaatgggcaaaagagagagacggtccctgcccatcgacaggtttacggtctaatcgtcgtcgtcatcatcatcatcatcataaccctACTAACAATAATAGCCATAATAATGCTAGTAATCACCTTCATCGTCAAAATAACCCTACTactactcatcatcatcatcatcatcgtcaaaaTAGTCATACTACTACTAAGCATCAtcaagtaataatactaataatagccaTAATTATACTAATGAGTTTcctcatcaaaataataataataatggtattattataccagagaataataatgatgacaacgatgggatttgttgagcgcttactctgtgccaagcgccgctccgagcgctggggtggatgcgagctcATCAGGTGGAGGGGACGAGCCGCTTCAcggctccgggcctcagcgacctcgtctgtcaaatggggacgcagaccgggagcccgacgggggggacccccccccccccccccccccccccgatgacctcgtatccgcccccgccggcgcttagagcggcgcttgGCGCGTAGCGCGCGCTTGCCCGGTGCCGTTATCGTGATTCGTTCTCCTTCTCGGAAGGGGTCGCTCATCGCTCTCTCCCCTTGTCGTCTCCCCTCGCACTCAGGTTCGGGCACCTCGACGTGGTGCGCTTACTCTTGGAGAACGGGGCCGACGTCAACGCCCAGAACCGGCTGGGAGCCAGCGTGCTGGCGATGGCGTCCCGGGGCGGCCACGCGGGCGTGGTGAAGCTGCTGCTGGAGACGGGGGCGTCGGTGGACGGCCACGACCCCTCCGCCGGCGCGGCCGGGGGTCGGCCGGTCCTCCCGGACGTGACCGCCCTGATGACGGCGGCCCAGCACGGCCACGAGGCCGTCGTCCGGCTCCTGGCGGACTGGGGCGCCGATTCCAATTACAGCGCCGAGGCCGTGGGCTGGACCCCTCTGATGCTGGCCGCCCAGAGCGGGCGGGTCGGCGTGGCCCAGCTGCTGGTGGACAAGGGCGCCGACCCCGACCGCGTCAACGTGCTCGACAAGACCCCCTTCGAAATCGCCCTGGACTTCGAGCACAGAGACATGGCGGACTACCTGGATTCCCTGACCACGGTCCGACCCAAAACCGGTAtaggctccccccccccggccttccctGGCGCGCCCCTCGGCGCGGGGCAAGTGCTCGATtccttcattcgatggtatttactgagcgcgcactgtgtgcggggcgctgtactgagcgcttggaacggacagatgggcGACGgctagagacaggccctgcccgtcgacgggctcgcggtctgatcgggggagacggacagaaacgatagcgataagtagaatcaaggggatgaacgtctcattggaACGATAGCGATAGGtaccgtcgggggggggggggatcgaagGGAAGGGTACGTCCTGGGCGCCCCGTCCTCGCCGTGGGCATTCGCGGCCCAGCGCTGCCCGCGGTAGAAGTTGAAGACCGCGGGCCCCGCCTTCCCGGAGTCGATAGTTTAATGGGTCGACCAGATTGGCACTTAATTCCTTTGGTGTATTTACTGGTGGTTGCCGATAGTTTAGTGCCtcccatgtgcccagcaccgcgTGCGATAAAAGTTGAAGACGCGGGCCCTGCCTTCCCGGAGCCGATAGTTTAATGGGTCGACCAGATTGGCACTTGATTCGTTTAATGTGTTTATTGCTGGTTGCCGGTCAAGTGAGTGGAGGAGAAACTGGGCGTTCACATCCctagttcattcagtagtgtttcttgagcgcttactctgtgcagagcactggactaagcgcttggaatggacagttcggcaacagagagagatcatccccgccccatgacgggctcacggtccaaacgaCGGCTGTCTCGGGGAGGAATTGAAAGGACGCAACTCAAAGGGGCTCCTCCAAAGGACCCCGATTTCATTTCACGGGAGTTTCAGGGacgccccggcccgccgccgcagGGATTCGGGTCAGACCGGAAAGGCCTTGAGCCGGGGCGGACCGGTCCTAGTCGCGGGCTCGGCAGGCAGGTCTGAGTTGCGCGGGATGGCTCCTGGGGGTCCTAGGGTAACTCCGGGCTTGGTCGGGAtgagactgtgcctcagttctccctttgTGATACACCCCGATGCCCCCCGTTTTAGGCCGGAGTCGCCGTGTCGTCGGGATGGTCACTGGGATGGGTTACCTGGGAATTTCCCAAGCTCCGTCTCCCAGGACTCCCAACTCCACGCCCTCTTCCCCGGAATGGCAGCGGGGCTAGGAATTCCACAGGCCCACCGGCAGTTGAGTACTCAGCTCGCCTCGGAGCGTGATTCATTGTTTTCAGATTTTTCACCGTTCCGTCACCTTGGGGGCTTTTGGGACGAAAACCAGCTTCGCCGTGGCTGACGCTCTCCCGCATTCAAGCTTTAAAGTCCTTGTCAAAAGGCGGCCGCTGCTTCATTTCCCTCCAAACTAACCTCCCACGCGGAGTCGAGTTCGAGAAACTTGGCAGGTCGGACCCTGTTCTTTCCCGGCAAACCGCCGCGACTTCTAAGAGTGAGGTAGATGGAGGGGAGCCTCCTctgggctaagagaagcagcgcggctcagtggaaagagcccggacttgggagtcgggggtcatgggttcgaatcccggccccgccccttgtcagctgggtgactgtgggcaagtcacttctctgggcctctgtgaccccactttccagatgaaaatctggaaaatggggatgaactgtgagcctcccgggggacaacctgatgaccccgtatctcccccagcgcttagaacagtgctcggcacatagtcagcgcttaacacatcccgACGTCATTATTAAGTGCGCGTTAGTTGTTGCTCCTTTTTATATGTCGGTGTCAGTCGTCGCTCTGGGGATCTCCGGTCCAAACCCCGAACCGCCGAGCGCGGAGCCTCTCGGGCCCAGGGTTTGGAACCCAGTCCAGAGGAGGGTTTTGGGTCGTGACAAATGGTTCTGAAGCTAATGCCTGTGATCTGAAATTGATGTTCCCTCAGATGAAGAGAAACGGCGGCCTGATATTTTTCACGCTTTGAAAATGGGTAAGTTCTGGGGGAAGAAATAATGATCTGGAGAGGTGCGGAATGTGCAGCgcgcgaccccccgcccccccgcgccccccatcAGTTCGGGTTCTTGGCTGTAACAGGGCTGAAGGGAGAGCCTGAGCCCCCTGGAACTGGCACTTAATTCGTTTAATGGATTTATTGGTGGTTGCCGATAGTTTCGTGCCtcccatgtgcccagcaccgcgTGCGATCCAAGTCGAAGACGCGGGCCCTGCCTTCCCGGAGTTGTAGTTTAATGGGTAGACCAGATTGGCACTTgattcgtggctcggtggaaagagcccgggctggggagtcagaggtcgtgggttctaatcccggctccgccgcctgccagctgtgtgactttgggcaagtcacttcgcttctctgggcctcagttccctcatccgtaaaatggggatcgagactgtgagcctcacgtgggacgacctgattacccctgtatctcccccagcgcttagggcagtgctccgcaaatagtaagcgcttaacgaataccaacattattattaataaatacgtagtaagcgctcgataaacaggaTGGATTGATACGAGGGGGCTTTTCCGAGGGGCTCTCTCAGGCCTCGAAGGCCTCTGCCGACCAGAAGAGAGCATGCCTTCGGGGGGCGGGCAGGTCCGACCGATAATCCTCGACTACTTATTGGGCTCCGGTCGTTTTCAGAGGTTGGGCCTTCTCAGGTTATCGGAGAGGACCTCGGGCCCAGAGCGACGTAagcgcctcgtgggcagggaacgcgtcagtTAGACCGCCCGGGACGCTGTGctgtgcgcacggtaagcgctccacgaATGTGATGGACTGAGAGAACAACATGATTTCATCGAGTAACCCGAAGGGTCACTCACACTCTGCCTCGGGGCCGAATGATTAAATGAAATCGGGGTAGTTTGGAGGAAGGCCTCTGGGTTTAGCCCTTTCGACTCCTCCCCGAAAGAGCTGTGACCGGTCGTCTCCCTCTGCCGATCCAGGAAACTTTCAGCTCGTCAGAGAGATTGCCGACGAAGACGCGAACCAGGTGAATATCATCAATGCCGACGGGGCCTCTCCTCTGATGTTCGCCGCCGTCACGGGCCAGCTGACGCTCGTCCAGCTACTCGTGGAGAGAAAGGCGGATATCGACAAGCAGGACAACGTGCACGGCTGGACGGCGTTGATGCAAGCCACCTACCACGggtaattttattttactttatttcaTATTTATAAAATTATTTTGTTTATCTTTTTTGGAAGGGAGGGGCACGGTTCCCGAGCGGCGGTTGTTGGCTTTTCTTCTTAAACCCGGAGGCGCGGTGATTCCTCCTTTACCGCCGCGTGTTTTCTTAAACGTAAACGGGTCCAGCCAAGTTGATTCTCTTTTTACCCTCAAGAAATAAAGAAGTCGTCACGTATTTGCTCGACCAAGGAGCTGACGTCAGTCTTCGAGCGAAAAATGGATATACAGCCTTTGACCTAGTGATGCTGCTCAATGATCCCGGTATGATATTTGGTAGAGAAAGCCTCCGTAATCAGATATCGGGGTTCTGTGGAGCTATGCCGTTTTTGTAGCTTTCTCTGCTCTAAGGCGATGCATGCCGGAATAGTCTTGTTTGcgcttcattatcattattattattattattattaacaatggtgATAGtaacagtaagaataataataatggtatttgggattgattctatttattgctattgttctcgtctgtccgtctcccccgatcagaccgtaagcccgtcagagggcagggaccgtctctatccgttaccgacttgtaccttccaagcgcttagaacagtgctctgcacagagtaagcgctcaataaatactattgaatgaatgaatgaatggtaaggacTTTTTCTACGTCCTGGAGGAGAATCGGCCTAataaggttggacgtagtcctcgtcccgcgtggggctcacagtctaaatagtagggagaacagggatggaatccccattttgcagagtaggaaaccgaggcacagcaaagttaagtctgtgtgctgtggtatttgtgaagcagttactacgtgccaggcgctgtcctgagctctggaatagattcaagctaatcgggtggaaCACCGTCCatatcccccatggagctcacattcttaatccctgttttacagaggagatcactgaggcgcagagaagtgaagagacttgcccagcgtcacacagcagacaaggggcagagccgggattagaacccaggtcctctgagccctgggctctttccactaggccatgctgcttgataaaAGAGTTGGGGGAAGACTATCTATCTACTGAACAGAAAGAACTGCTttcttgatatatatatatatatatagagagagagagagagagagagagagagagagagagagagagaagcaagcagcatggcttagtggaaagagcccgggcttgggagtcagaggctgtgggttctgatcccggctccgccgcttgccagttgtgtgactttgggcaagtcacttcgcttctctgtgcctcagttccctcatctgtagaacggggattaaaactgtgagccctatgtaggacagcctgatcaccttatatcccccagtgcttagaacagtgctttgcacgtagtaagtgcttaacaaataccaccatttatatatatatatatatacacatatatatacattcatacatatacatacatatacctacatatatatacacgtgtatatatacatgtagagatatatatatatacatgtagatatatgtagatatatataaaACTATGAGctctacgtaggacaacctgatcaccttgtatcccccagtgctttgaacagtgctttgtacatagtaagtgcttaacaaataccaccatttatatatatacacgtgtATATGTGcgtgtatatatacatgtgtatttTATACACATGTAGATAtaatagatatatctatatatatctactatatctacatgtgtatatatacatgtgtattaTATACACATGTAGATATAgtagatctatctatctatatctacatatatctacatgtatatgtatgtagatatctatatacacatatatacgtgtatatatatctacTGAACACATgcctatacatatatatctgcTGAACAGAAAGAACAGCTTTCttgatacagacacacacacacacacgtatacatatatatacatatatacacacacatatatatatatatatacatgtgtgtgtatatattcattcagtagtatttattgagcgcttactatgtgcagagcactgtactaagtgctttgaatgtacaatttggcgacagagacaatccctgcccaaaatatatatatatacacatatatatatatagaagaaCTGCTTTCTTGTGCACACATTAAGAAAGCAGTTCCTTCCGTTGGTAGATCCGTGTGAGTTGAAGCGAAGCCAGATTATCAGATTTTCAGTGGGACCCGAGGGAGGTTGGGTGGGGAACCGTGAAGTGTCGGCAATGGGAGGCTGTTGCGACcagtcagaaggagggagaaacaaaTCTGAGgacgaggggaaggaagggggagaacgtCTGCGGTAAAGTGCgtgtgtgatggggagggggttgcTTCCTCTCTACATTTTCTGAGAcgatcgggggggcggggggagtatgGCTGGCCCTTTgggagtttgggtgggagaagggaccTCGGCATTTGTTGGTGAAATTCCCACTTTGGTTTCTGCAGATACGGAACTTGTGCGATTGCTAGCATCGGCCTGTATGCAAGTCAACAGAGTCAAGGGCAAGCAGAAATGCCGGTCGACTTTGTCTCGTTCCAGAAGCCGGCAGTCCTTAAGTGCCCCAATATTACCTGATGACAAGGGAGGTTTGAAGGTATTCCATCATTTTTTTCTCCCCGAGAATGAGGCTCATCCCTCTAGGctcaaagctcgttgtgggcagggaaggtgtctgcttattgctgaattgtaataatgataataattgtggtacttggtaagcgcttactacataccgatcaccgttctaagctctggcgtaaGTACAaattaatagggttggacacggtccttgtcccacatggggctcacactcttaataataataatcataataatgatgttggtattcgttaagcgcttactatgtgccaagcgccgttctaagcactggggtaaacacaagttaatcgggttggacgcagtccttgtcccacatgggactcacactcttaatccacttGAGTTGATTAATCTTGTCGATTAATCCTAACTCTTGGGagaactgtcctctctcaagcgctcagtacagtgcggtgcacacagtaagcgctcagcaaatgcgattgaatgaactgaatgaatgaagaaattcgGCCTGGTAGATCTTTGGTTTTAAAAGCCTACGGTTTCGAGGTTTGTTTTTAATTGTATGTAAAATACTGAGTGCTGgcgtagacgcaagataatctggttggacacagtccctggcccgcatggggctcacagtcttaatccccattttgcagatgaagtaacggaggcacagaaaagtgaagcgacttgcccaaggtccagagcagacaaggggcagagccgggattaggacgcgGGTCCTCGattcccagcagcgtggctcagtggaaagagcccgggcttgggagtcatgggttcgaatgccggatcggccacttggcagctgggtgactgtgggccagtcacttaacctctctgggcctcgggtaccagCGTGGTACCcgagaagagcgtggctcagtggaaagagcacgggctttgaagtcagaggtcatgggttcaaatccctgctcggccacatgtcagctgtgtgactttgggcaagtcgcttaacttctcggtgcctcagttacctcatctgtcaaatggggattaagactgtgagccccacgtgggacaacctgattcccctgtgtctaccccagcgcttagaacagtgctcggcacatagtaagcgcttaacaaataccaacattattattattattattacctcatctgtaaaatggggattcactgtgagcctcacgtgggacaacctgatgaccctgtatctcccccagctcttagaacagtgctctgcacatagtaagcgcttaacagataccaacatcattattattatccagcaggccacgctgcttctcacaccggTACCGTAAAAATGGAGAATTAAGGGAAAGAGTACTAAATAAGGATGACTTCCCGTAAGAAATCAGGCGccttaagcacttaacgagtagcACGATGATTATCACCGTCCTAATTAGTATGCTCAGAACCGGTCTGGTGTTCCCTTCCCAGTCGTGGTGGAACAGGATGTCCAATCGATTCCGCAAGCTCAAGCTGACGCAGACGCTGCATCGTGGCTTTTCCAGTACTCAGCCCGGACCCTTTCCCGGTGAGGCCGAGCCTGCCTTGGACTCCACGATGAGAGCctccgaggaggaggagacgggtcACTTCGCGAGCCCGGATTCTGCTGTCCCTGCAACCACCAAAGGCAAAGAGAATGGTAAAGATGAAGCCGTTCCTGTCCCGGAACAAAATCGTTCCGTCCTGTGCCCTTCGCTGAGGAAGTGGGTAGAAGCTGTCGTGGGGCAGAGGGGGCGAGGGCCCCAGTGGGATTGTTATCCATCAGTCGGTGCTGTTTATGGAGTacttattcaataataataataatgatgatgagggtgttaggcgcttactatgtgccaagcactgttctaataataataatgttggtatttgttaagcgcttactatgtgccgagcaccgttctaagcgctgggggagatacagggtcatcgggtcgtcccccgtgaggcccacagttaatccccattttagagaggaggggagtgaggcccagagaagtgaagtgactggcccacagtcacacagctgacaaggggcggagccgggattcgaacccatgacctcggactcccaagcccgggctctggggtagtactaggtcatcaggttgtcccacacggggctcacagtcttcatcctaattttacagatgagggaactgaggtgcagagaagtgcggtgacttacccaaggtcattcattcattcaatagtatttattgagcgcttactatgtgcagagcactgtactaagcgcttgggatgaacaagtcggcaacagatagagacggtccctgccgtttgacgggcttacggtctaatcgggggagacgggtggacgagaacgatggc contains:
- the ANKS6 gene encoding ankyrin repeat and SAM domain-containing protein 6 isoform X1, which gives rise to MGEGPGAAQLLLRACDRGDTAGARSLLEGAGGAADLDCTDEAGNGPLQLAAAGGFEPLLRFLLRRGAAVDRRNHYGWSPLMQAARFGHLDVVRLLLENGADVNAQNRLGASVLAMASRGGHAGVVKLLLETGASVDGHDPSAGAAGGRPVLPDVTALMTAAQHGHEAVVRLLADWGADSNYSAEAVGWTPLMLAAQSGRVGVAQLLVDKGADPDRVNVLDKTPFEIALDFEHRDMADYLDSLTTVRPKTDEEKRRPDIFHALKMGNFQLVREIADEDANQVNIINADGASPLMFAAVTGQLTLVQLLVERKADIDKQDNVHGWTALMQATYHGNKEVVTYLLDQGADVSLRAKNGYTAFDLVMLLNDPDTELVRLLASACMQVNRVKGKQKCRSTLSRSRSRQSLSAPILPDDKGGLKSWWNRMSNRFRKLKLTQTLHRGFSSTQPGPFPGEAEPALDSTMRASEEEETGHFASPDSAVPATTKGKENGPSASRADKEDALLTTMLRNGAPFTRLPSDKLKAVIPPFLPPSNFELGHADRTRGNREGEAEPMKAALPQRAAKPHPSSGGNSDVASVSRGARAVKFPTVSRSPASSSNSGNFNPSPHSSGGSNSIGGVNRHGGELHNRSGGSVDSVLSQIAAQRKKAAGLCEQKASLQESPVGPAPGSHLLDLQDPQAAGSPTSLKPQKLETNRRPRSGTSSTSKSTSPTLTPSPSPKGHKAESSVSSSSSQRQSKSSGGSSSGTVTDDDELTGILKKLSLEKYQPIFEEQEVDMEAFLTLTDGDLKELGIKTDGSRQQILTAISELNAGKGRERQILQETIHNFHSSFESSASNTRSPGNFQSPAYWTRPQEPASNKR
- the ANKS6 gene encoding ankyrin repeat and SAM domain-containing protein 6 isoform X2, with the translated sequence MGEGPGAAQLLLRACDRGDTAGARSLLEGAGGAADLDCTDEAGNGPLQLAAAGGFEPLLRFLLRRGAAVDRRNHYGWSPLMQAARFGHLDVVRLLLENGADVNAQNRLGASVLAMASRGGHAGVVKLLLETGASVDGHDPSAGAAGGRPVLPDVTALMTAAQHGHEAVVRLLADWGADSNYSAEAVGWTPLMLAAQSGRVGVAQLLVDKGADPDRVNVLDKTPFEIALDFEHRDMADYLDSLTTVRPKTDEEKRRPDIFHALKMGNFQLVREIADEDANQVNIINADGASPLMFAAVTGQLTLVQLLVERKADIDKQDNVHGWTALMQATYHGNKEVVTYLLDQGADVSLRAKNGYTAFDLVMLLNDPDTELVRLLASACMQVNRVKGKQKCRSTLSRSRSRQSLSAPILPDDKGGLKSWWNRMSNRFRKLKLTQTLHRGFSSTQPGPFPGEAEPALDSTMRASEEEETGHFASPDSAVPATTKGKENGPSASRADKEDALLTTMLRNGAPFTRLPSDKLKAVIPPFLPPSNFELGHADRTRGNREGEAEPMKAALPQRAAKPHPSSGGNSDVASVSRGARAVKFPTVSRSPASSSNSGNFNPSPHSSGGSNSIGGVNRHGGELHNRSGGSVDSVLSQIAAQRKKAAGLCEQKASLQESPVGPAPGSHLLDLQDPQAAGSPTSLKPQKLETNRRPRSGTSSTSKSTSPTLTPSPSPKGHKAESSVSSSSSQRQSKSSGGSSSGTVTDDGSLFLSTSFFPLLSLCGLLCCPVTEERLPPSQYPFFSEVLRRLVTVEVPLYSEIKLSCPEMVPFLFPEQADRRKLS